A stretch of Methanococcus voltae PS DNA encodes these proteins:
- a CDS encoding DUF134 domain-containing protein, with protein MDAKPDEKKGRPKIPRLISEEPKFETFKPLGTPRYDLETLKLTVEELESIRLVDYIGYAHEDAAASMGISRRVFWNILKSARQKISDALINGKMLQIGGGHYRLRNCGNTCSGGRCSYRVRQCNWKDRKDI; from the coding sequence ATAGATGCAAAGCCTGATGAAAAAAAGGGTAGGCCAAAAATACCTAGGTTAATAAGTGAAGAACCAAAATTTGAAACTTTTAAACCATTAGGAACGCCAAGATATGATTTAGAGACCTTAAAATTAACTGTTGAGGAATTAGAAAGTATAAGACTTGTTGATTATATTGGATATGCTCACGAAGATGCAGCAGCCTCAATGGGAATATCTAGACGTGTTTTTTGGAATATTTTAAAATCTGCAAGGCAAAAGATTTCAGATGCTTTAATAAATGGTAAGATGCTCCAAATTGGAGGCGGACATTATAGGTTAAGAAATTGTGGAAATACTTGCAGTGGCGGTAGATGTAGTTATAGGGTACGTCAATGCAATTGGAAGGATAGAAAAGACATATAA
- a CDS encoding PRC-barrel domain-containing protein: MAIKISDLLNKKIYTTEAIYVGKVFDAMIDTEKSTVGGIVIADVANGCLKETIEDPSKKVVLPFQLITAIGNIILIKPPITSKF; encoded by the coding sequence ATGGCGATTAAAATAAGTGATTTATTGAATAAGAAAATCTACACAACTGAAGCTATTTATGTTGGTAAAGTTTTTGATGCAATGATTGACACAGAGAAGTCAACCGTAGGGGGAATAGTTATTGCAGATGTGGCCAACGGATGTTTAAAGGAAACAATAGAAGACCCATCTAAAAAAGTAGTTTTACCATTCCAGTTAATAACCGCTATAGGTAACATCATATTGATTAAACCACCTATAACATCTAAATTTTAA
- a CDS encoding valine--tRNA ligase, translated as MEIKEEYSMEVEKKIQEKWEDEKLYKFMEDEKRPPYIIDTPPPYPTGKMHLGHGLNWTYMDIIARFKRMNGYDVMFPQGWDCHGLPTEVKVEEIHNITKSGVDRQEFRKMCIDLTEENIDKMREQVRSLGISTDWDREYITMTPEYVKKSQTAFLRMQQKGLIYRGKHPVNWCPRCETAIAFAEVEYQERTSKLNYVKFPYAANDGKYLEIATSRPELMAACVGIVVHPEDERYSDVVGKTVRVPLFDQEVTVYPDEDVEKDFGTGVVMVCTFGDKTDVTWVNRHSLEVKKAIDEKGQLTEIAGKYQGLKSEEARKEIIGDLKANDYMIKQEPLEQNVGSCWRCKTPIEIIVGDQWFVNVTKMLEEAEKATNEIKWIPEHMKARLLKWIEDMGWDWCISRQRLFATPIPVWYCKDCGEIIFAKEEDLPIDPTKESPYTCKCGSKNLRAETDVLDTWMDSSITPMVIAGWLEDEEFFKKYYPVQLRPQGHDIIRTWAFYTIVRSLALTGEKPWDEIAVNGMVFGEDGFKMSKSRGNVVAPSEITDKYGADSLRLWASNSTLGKDVPFAWKEVEYGNRFLRKVWNASKFAKMNISDDVIATIKAKMNPKINESEKIEITNPVDLWILSKLNKLVKEVSEDLENYKFNAVADIQKFLWHEFCDNYIELVKHRLYNKEETEEANNERFMAQYTLYNVITECTKMLAPFTPHFSDLVGEIYEIDDLHFTWATLDESFISEENEEMGEMVKNAVASLRRYKSNKGMPLNAELSKVEIYAEEKEFNALNTTKADISGSLKINDLVITMGKPSLEQKISEVTPNKSKIGPEHKQNAGKVMNFIKNANAETIEKILNEGFESEFGMLTKEHIKDVKRAMYANGEEVETVSIDGAVDTIAIIQ; from the coding sequence ATGGAAATTAAAGAAGAATATTCTATGGAAGTAGAAAAAAAAATTCAAGAAAAATGGGAAGATGAAAAATTATATAAGTTTATGGAAGATGAAAAAAGACCTCCTTATATAATCGATACACCCCCACCATACCCAACAGGTAAAATGCACTTAGGACACGGTTTAAACTGGACATACATGGATATTATAGCAAGATTTAAGAGAATGAACGGCTATGATGTTATGTTCCCACAAGGTTGGGACTGTCACGGCTTACCAACCGAAGTAAAGGTTGAAGAAATCCACAATATCACTAAATCCGGCGTAGATAGGCAAGAATTTAGAAAAATGTGTATTGACCTCACTGAAGAAAATATCGATAAAATGAGGGAACAAGTACGTTCATTAGGTATTTCAACAGATTGGGATAGGGAATACATCACAATGACCCCAGAATATGTTAAAAAGTCACAAACTGCTTTTTTAAGAATGCAACAAAAAGGTCTCATATACAGAGGAAAGCACCCTGTAAACTGGTGCCCAAGGTGTGAAACCGCCATTGCTTTCGCAGAAGTTGAATATCAAGAAAGAACCTCTAAATTAAACTATGTAAAATTCCCTTACGCAGCAAACGATGGAAAATACTTAGAAATAGCTACATCAAGACCGGAATTAATGGCTGCTTGTGTAGGAATCGTAGTTCACCCGGAAGATGAAAGATACAGCGACGTAGTAGGAAAAACCGTAAGGGTTCCATTATTTGACCAAGAAGTAACCGTTTATCCTGACGAAGATGTAGAGAAGGATTTCGGTACCGGTGTCGTAATGGTATGTACTTTTGGGGACAAAACCGACGTTACATGGGTTAACAGACACAGTTTAGAAGTTAAAAAAGCAATCGACGAAAAAGGACAATTAACCGAAATTGCTGGAAAATACCAAGGTTTAAAATCTGAAGAAGCAAGAAAAGAAATAATTGGCGATTTAAAGGCAAACGATTATATGATAAAACAAGAACCTTTAGAACAAAATGTAGGTTCCTGCTGGAGATGTAAAACACCTATTGAAATCATCGTTGGAGACCAATGGTTCGTAAACGTTACTAAAATGCTCGAAGAAGCAGAAAAAGCAACAAATGAAATTAAATGGATTCCAGAACATATGAAAGCAAGGCTTTTAAAATGGATTGAAGACATGGGCTGGGACTGGTGTATCAGCAGACAAAGATTATTTGCAACCCCTATTCCAGTATGGTACTGTAAAGATTGTGGAGAAATCATTTTCGCAAAAGAAGAAGATTTACCAATTGACCCTACAAAAGAATCACCATATACTTGTAAATGTGGAAGTAAAAACTTAAGAGCTGAAACAGATGTTTTAGACACCTGGATGGATTCGTCAATAACCCCTATGGTAATTGCAGGCTGGTTGGAAGATGAAGAATTCTTCAAAAAATACTACCCTGTCCAATTGAGACCACAAGGTCACGATATAATCAGAACTTGGGCATTTTACACAATAGTAAGGTCATTGGCCTTAACAGGTGAAAAGCCTTGGGACGAAATCGCTGTAAATGGCATGGTTTTCGGTGAAGATGGATTTAAGATGAGTAAAAGTAGAGGAAACGTTGTAGCACCTTCAGAAATTACTGATAAATATGGTGCAGATTCCCTTAGATTATGGGCTTCAAACAGTACATTAGGTAAAGATGTTCCTTTTGCTTGGAAAGAAGTCGAATACGGAAACAGATTCTTAAGAAAAGTATGGAACGCAAGTAAATTTGCAAAAATGAATATCAGCGATGATGTAATTGCTACCATAAAAGCAAAAATGAACCCAAAAATAAATGAAAGCGAAAAAATAGAAATTACAAATCCTGTAGACCTTTGGATTTTAAGTAAATTAAATAAATTGGTAAAAGAAGTAAGTGAAGACCTCGAAAACTACAAATTCAACGCTGTTGCAGATATTCAAAAATTCTTATGGCACGAATTCTGTGATAACTACATCGAATTAGTAAAACATAGGCTTTACAATAAAGAAGAAACTGAAGAAGCAAACAACGAAAGATTTATGGCACAGTACACACTTTATAATGTTATTACAGAGTGTACAAAAATGTTAGCTCCATTTACACCGCACTTCTCGGATTTAGTTGGTGAAATTTACGAAATCGATGACTTACATTTCACCTGGGCAACGTTGGATGAATCATTCATCAGCGAAGAAAATGAAGAAATGGGAGAAATGGTTAAAAATGCCGTAGCTTCCTTAAGAAGATACAAATCAAACAAAGGTATGCCATTAAATGCGGAATTATCCAAAGTGGAAATTTATGCTGAAGAAAAAGAGTTCAATGCGCTAAATACTACAAAAGCGGATATTTCAGGTTCCTTAAAAATCAATGATTTGGTAATAACAATGGGTAAGCCATCTTTGGAGCAGAAAATATCCGAAGTAACACCAAATAAATCAAAAATCGGTCCTGAGCATAAGCAAAATGCTGGAAAGGTAATGAACTTTATTAAAAATGCAAATGCTGAAACTATTGAAAAAATATTAAACGAAGGTTTTGAATCTGAATTTGGTATGCTTACAAAAGAACACATCAAAGATGTTAAAAGAGCAATGTATGCAAACGGTGAAGAAGTTGAAACCGTAAGTATTGACGGAGCAGTTGACACAATCGCTATAATTCAATAA
- a CDS encoding DegT/DnrJ/EryC1/StrS family aminotransferase, which produces MSQKTEKANISRNIPIAKPLVGEEEIQAVTDVLKSGMLAHGAEVEKFEKEFANYQQTKYGIGVTSGTVALDLALKALKLSHGDEVITTPFTFIASSNAILYQGSKAVFADIDEKTYNIDPEQVMEKITPNTKAIIAVHLFGQPANVKALKEIAEDHNIYLIEDAAQAHGAEYNNKRVGGFGDFSTFSFYPTKNMTTGEGGIVLTNDDELCNRAKLIRNHGQSEKYLHTELGYNFRMTSISAAIGRVQLKNLGDWTEKRIKNAKLLNDGLKDVDGIITPFKDKHVKHVYHQYCIRVEDEFKLKRDELQEYLAEKGIGTGIHYPIPVNYQPIYEKLGYAKDCDKSKYASERILSLPVHPSVTEVDIEYILDVFKNI; this is translated from the coding sequence TTGTCACAAAAAACTGAAAAAGCAAATATATCAAGAAATATACCAATTGCTAAGCCATTGGTAGGCGAAGAAGAAATACAAGCGGTTACTGATGTATTAAAAAGTGGAATGTTAGCACACGGCGCAGAAGTTGAGAAATTTGAAAAAGAATTCGCCAATTATCAGCAAACTAAATATGGTATCGGCGTTACGAGTGGAACTGTGGCTTTAGACCTTGCTTTAAAAGCTTTAAAGCTATCACATGGTGATGAAGTTATAACAACACCATTCACATTTATAGCTTCAAGTAATGCTATATTATATCAAGGTTCAAAAGCTGTTTTCGCAGACATTGATGAAAAAACCTATAATATTGACCCTGAACAAGTAATGGAAAAAATAACACCAAATACGAAAGCAATAATCGCAGTTCACCTTTTTGGACAGCCTGCAAATGTTAAAGCCCTCAAAGAAATTGCTGAAGACCACAATATTTATTTAATTGAGGATGCAGCACAAGCACATGGTGCAGAATATAATAATAAGAGAGTTGGAGGATTTGGAGACTTTTCAACATTTAGTTTTTATCCTACAAAGAATATGACTACTGGAGAAGGCGGTATCGTATTAACAAACGATGATGAGTTATGCAATAGGGCCAAACTTATCAGAAATCACGGACAATCTGAAAAATACTTACACACTGAATTAGGTTATAATTTTAGAATGACAAGCATATCTGCAGCAATTGGAAGAGTGCAACTTAAAAATCTCGGGGATTGGACAGAAAAAAGAATAAAAAACGCCAAATTATTAAATGATGGTCTTAAAGATGTCGACGGTATTATAACACCATTTAAAGATAAACATGTAAAACACGTTTATCATCAATACTGCATTCGCGTAGAAGACGAATTTAAATTAAAAAGAGACGAATTACAGGAATACCTAGCTGAAAAAGGCATTGGTACGGGTATTCATTATCCAATACCTGTGAATTACCAGCCTATTTATGAAAAATTAGGATATGCTAAAGACTGTGACAAATCAAAATACGCATCAGAACGGATTTTGAGTTTACCAGTTCATCCATCAGTAACAGAAGTGGATATTGAATATATATTGGATGTTTTTAAAAATATTTAA
- a CDS encoding signal recognition particle subunit SRP19/SEC65 family protein has translation MTQKEFVIWPAYFDIQNSRSKGRKLNKEFCTRNVKLKDLVSAAKKLGYSYEQVNSKAYPKEPWENVGHLKIKIKKEEDSESIGKYEILLKIGKQLSA, from the coding sequence ATGACCCAGAAGGAATTTGTAATATGGCCTGCTTACTTTGATATTCAAAATAGCCGTTCAAAAGGTAGAAAATTAAATAAAGAGTTTTGCACTAGAAATGTTAAATTAAAAGATTTGGTGTCTGCAGCTAAAAAATTGGGTTATTCATACGAACAGGTAAATTCAAAGGCATACCCTAAAGAACCCTGGGAAAATGTAGGTCATTTAAAAATTAAAATTAAAAAAGAAGAAGATTCCGAAAGTATTGGCAAATATGAAATATTACTTAAAATAGGTAAACAACTTTCGGCATAA
- a CDS encoding winged helix-turn-helix domain-containing protein, with translation MASEVRAKIYIFLRKFEKSTVEEIANGTGIYPSTVRESILEMYNLGYVNREKMKKEGLGKKPYIYSAVEPSAIIQKISEKVQERLNDLIDIDDRIEGKPATINGPINIEINIASDK, from the coding sequence ATGGCAAGTGAAGTTAGAGCTAAGATATATATATTCCTTAGAAAGTTTGAAAAAAGTACTGTAGAGGAAATTGCTAATGGTACAGGTATATACCCATCAACTGTAAGGGAGTCCATTCTCGAAATGTACAATTTAGGGTATGTGAACAGAGAAAAAATGAAAAAAGAAGGTTTGGGTAAAAAACCATACATTTATTCAGCAGTTGAACCTTCAGCAATTATTCAAAAGATTTCTGAAAAAGTTCAAGAAAGATTAAATGATTTAATCGATATTGATGATAGAATCGAGGGAAAGCCAGCTACAATTAACGGTCCTATTAATATTGAAATTAATATTGCTAGCGATAAGTAA
- a CDS encoding CBS domain-containing protein translates to MSKLVKDISTKDVVIVTPETTVSKAISMMETNRFHNLLVEKEGVIYLVNIHDLLLSNSVGQPIGDLMYKPHGVLEDATVIDACFDIVNSGQRVAPVYNSKNNIAGIITDYDIIEAVSTSDILKDVSVDEIMTKNPITIDKNENVGKARNLMSKYGIGRLIVLDEDGEPEGIVTEDDIIKKIYKPKVKMTIGDIKGEKISRMSQSVSSIMSYPVVSAELTDSIPEVARILKENDIRGMPVYKNGTLRGIITRYDILKYIYDLKAESMIEVEIRGELEEEQRELAERILSSEVNKIVKYSRQLQWMKISIKKERDKGGSPFYNVKVYVKTPRKLFVGESKPKLSSTKRYEFDGEDIELIAEKQRWDFIEVLKDALESVKKQIEMNRQRGRSKNLNQNKKEILAELEELEDNIIK, encoded by the coding sequence ATGAGCAAGCTCGTTAAAGATATTTCTACAAAAGACGTCGTTATTGTAACGCCGGAAACCACAGTTTCCAAAGCAATTAGTATGATGGAAACTAATAGATTCCACAATTTACTCGTGGAGAAGGAGGGTGTAATTTACCTTGTAAATATTCACGATTTGTTACTTTCAAATTCTGTAGGTCAACCAATCGGCGATTTAATGTACAAACCACATGGAGTTCTTGAAGACGCGACAGTTATAGACGCATGCTTTGACATAGTAAATAGCGGTCAGAGGGTAGCTCCAGTTTATAATAGCAAGAATAACATTGCAGGAATCATAACTGATTATGATATTATAGAAGCCGTTTCAACTTCAGATATTTTGAAAGACGTCTCAGTAGACGAAATAATGACCAAAAACCCCATAACAATAGATAAAAATGAAAATGTAGGTAAGGCAAGGAATTTAATGTCTAAATATGGCATAGGAAGATTAATCGTATTAGATGAAGATGGCGAGCCTGAGGGTATCGTCACAGAAGACGACATAATTAAAAAAATATACAAACCAAAAGTTAAAATGACAATCGGTGATATAAAAGGCGAAAAAATATCAAGAATGTCTCAATCCGTTTCTTCAATAATGAGTTATCCTGTAGTTAGCGCAGAATTGACGGATTCAATACCTGAAGTTGCTAGAATATTAAAAGAAAATGATATTAGAGGAATGCCTGTCTACAAGAATGGTACTTTAAGGGGCATAATTACAAGATATGACATACTTAAGTATATCTATGACCTTAAAGCAGAATCAATGATTGAAGTAGAAATTAGGGGCGAACTAGAAGAGGAACAACGAGAGCTTGCAGAAAGAATTTTAAGTTCAGAAGTTAACAAGATAGTGAAATATTCCAGACAGTTGCAATGGATGAAAATATCCATTAAGAAAGAACGTGATAAAGGGGGTAGTCCATTTTATAACGTTAAGGTTTATGTAAAAACTCCTCGAAAGTTGTTTGTTGGTGAGTCAAAGCCTAAATTATCATCAACCAAGAGATATGAGTTCGATGGAGAAGATATTGAATTAATTGCAGAAAAACAAAGATGGGATTTCATAGAAGTTTTAAAAGATGCCTTAGAATCTGTTAAAAAGCAAATAGAAATGAACAGACAAAGAGGTAGGTCTAAAAATTTAAATCAAAATAAAAAAGAAATTCTTGCAGAACTTGAAGAACTAGAAGATAACATAATCAAGTAA
- a CDS encoding winged helix-turn-helix domain-containing protein has translation MKIIKALNKSKAIEILQYLMNEDKSYFSEIVVITHSNSSTTYRALECLNEAGLVSRCEEGVKRNDKVYYNITNKGIKVMNLVKKIDDID, from the coding sequence ATGAAAATCATTAAAGCACTAAATAAAAGTAAAGCTATTGAAATATTGCAGTACCTTATGAATGAAGATAAGTCATACTTTAGTGAAATCGTAGTTATAACTCATTCTAACAGTTCTACCACCTACCGAGCTCTTGAATGTTTAAATGAAGCAGGTTTAGTTTCAAGATGTGAAGAAGGTGTTAAAAGAAATGATAAAGTATACTATAATATTACAAATAAGGGCATTAAAGTAATGAATTTAGTTAAAAAAATAGATGATATAGATTAA
- a CDS encoding aspartate dehydrogenase, whose product MLKIGIVGCGAIASLICKALETERVKKAEVISLYDTNYQKSSELARKTNSESYETLEGFLNSNIDLVVECASVNAVQDVATKSLNSDKDVIIMSVGALVDKELFIKLRDLAEENNKKVYVPSGAIAGIDAIKAGSLGHIEKVELITTKPVFGLVNALLKNGMTEEEISEIQEKGEPTVVFDGTVFDAISKFPQNINVSVVLSLASKVPANVKIVADPTLSTNKHEIYVKGSIGTIKTCVENNPCKDNPKTSALAAYSVILLIKDLSEPLRIGT is encoded by the coding sequence ATGTTAAAAATAGGTATCGTCGGGTGCGGAGCAATCGCATCATTGATATGCAAGGCGTTAGAAACCGAGCGAGTTAAAAAAGCTGAAGTTATAAGTTTGTACGATACAAATTATCAAAAATCGTCAGAACTTGCAAGAAAAACTAATTCAGAATCTTATGAGACTTTAGAGGGTTTCTTGAATTCAAACATTGATTTGGTTGTAGAATGTGCTTCCGTAAATGCTGTACAGGATGTAGCTACAAAATCATTAAATTCAGATAAAGATGTCATAATAATGAGCGTAGGAGCTTTAGTAGATAAAGAACTATTTATTAAATTACGTGATTTAGCAGAAGAAAACAATAAAAAAGTTTATGTTCCCTCCGGAGCAATTGCAGGCATAGATGCAATAAAGGCAGGCTCTTTGGGACATATCGAAAAAGTTGAATTAATTACTACCAAGCCAGTGTTTGGTTTAGTTAACGCACTATTAAAAAACGGAATGACCGAGGAAGAAATATCTGAAATTCAAGAAAAAGGGGAACCTACTGTCGTATTTGACGGAACTGTATTCGATGCAATTTCAAAATTCCCACAAAACATTAACGTTTCTGTGGTTTTATCATTAGCTTCGAAAGTACCTGCAAATGTGAAAATAGTTGCAGACCCTACTCTATCTACAAATAAACACGAAATATATGTTAAAGGTTCCATTGGCACAATAAAAACTTGTGTAGAAAATAATCCTTGTAAAGATAACCCAAAAACATCAGCTTTAGCAGCTTATTCGGTTATCCTGTTAATAAAAGACTTATCCGAACCCCTAAGAATTGGAACTTAA
- the atwA gene encoding methyl coenzyme M reductase system, component A2 — MRLIEVKNVTKKFGDHTVLKDINFTLDEGQVLGVLGRSGSGKSVLLHMLRGMEGYEPTSGNVIYHVAVCDKCGRVEVPSKVGQPCQCNEEQVGEFKAKAVDFWENDEMTYNLKKKIAIMLQRTFALYGERTVAENILEALRNAGVEGKEASDKALGLIKMVKLEHRITHISRDLSGGEKQRVVLARQIAKDPVIFLADEPTGTLDPKTAQLVHTALAETVVKHNIAMVITSHWPEVIEELSQSTIWLENGEVKMFDESKKVVDEFMKTITSMKKFEDVEIKDELINLKDVEKRYVSVERGIVKAVNGIDISVNEKEIFGLVGLSGAGKTTLSKIIAGILPPSKGNYSFRLGEELVDMTKAGPANRGRARRYIGILFQEYSLYPHRTVLYNLTESIGLEMPAEFAKMKAEHTLVSVGFTEEEAEGMLDKYPKELSVGEKHRVALAQVLIREPHLVLLDEPTGTMDPITRNMVAESIQNSRKELDQTYIIVSHDMDFVLNVCDRAGLVRGGKLVKMGKPSEIVDILSSEEKSEMLNE; from the coding sequence ATGCGTTTAATAGAAGTAAAAAACGTTACTAAGAAATTTGGAGACCATACCGTTTTAAAAGATATTAATTTTACTCTCGATGAGGGGCAAGTTTTAGGTGTTTTAGGGAGGAGTGGTTCAGGAAAATCTGTTTTATTACACATGTTAAGGGGTATGGAAGGTTACGAACCTACATCCGGTAATGTTATCTATCACGTTGCAGTATGTGACAAGTGTGGTAGAGTTGAAGTTCCATCAAAAGTTGGGCAACCATGCCAATGTAACGAAGAGCAAGTTGGAGAATTCAAGGCAAAAGCAGTCGATTTCTGGGAAAATGACGAAATGACCTACAATTTAAAGAAGAAAATTGCAATCATGTTACAAAGAACTTTCGCACTTTATGGTGAAAGAACCGTTGCAGAAAACATTTTAGAAGCTTTAAGAAACGCAGGCGTAGAAGGAAAAGAAGCAAGTGACAAAGCACTTGGTTTAATTAAAATGGTAAAGTTAGAGCATAGAATTACCCACATTTCTAGAGATTTAAGTGGTGGAGAAAAGCAAAGGGTAGTTTTAGCAAGACAAATTGCAAAAGACCCAGTTATATTTTTAGCAGATGAACCAACAGGTACTTTAGACCCTAAAACAGCCCAATTGGTACACACAGCATTAGCTGAAACAGTTGTTAAGCATAACATTGCAATGGTTATCACGTCACACTGGCCAGAAGTTATCGAAGAACTCTCACAGTCCACAATATGGCTCGAAAACGGCGAAGTTAAGATGTTTGACGAGAGTAAAAAGGTAGTAGATGAATTTATGAAAACCATAACATCTATGAAAAAATTTGAAGACGTGGAAATAAAAGACGAACTTATTAACTTGAAGGATGTTGAAAAAAGATATGTTTCAGTTGAAAGAGGTATCGTAAAAGCTGTAAATGGTATAGATATCTCAGTAAATGAGAAAGAGATATTCGGGCTCGTAGGTTTAAGCGGTGCAGGTAAAACAACCTTATCAAAAATAATTGCAGGTATTCTCCCGCCTTCCAAAGGTAACTATTCATTTAGACTTGGAGAAGAACTCGTAGATATGACAAAGGCAGGACCTGCTAATAGAGGAAGAGCACGAAGATACATCGGAATTTTATTCCAGGAATACAGTTTGTACCCCCACAGAACAGTACTTTACAACTTAACCGAATCAATAGGTCTCGAAATGCCAGCTGAATTTGCAAAAATGAAAGCAGAGCATACTTTAGTATCAGTAGGTTTCACAGAAGAAGAAGCTGAAGGTATGTTGGACAAATACCCTAAAGAATTGAGCGTAGGGGAAAAACACAGAGTTGCTTTAGCTCAGGTTTTAATCAGAGAACCTCACTTAGTATTATTGGACGAACCAACAGGTACAATGGACCCTATAACAAGAAACATGGTTGCAGAATCAATTCAAAACTCCAGAAAAGAACTTGACCAAACATACATCATAGTTTCACACGATATGGACTTTGTTTTAAACGTATGTGACAGAGCAGGTCTCGTAAGAGGCGGTAAATTGGTAAAAATGGGAAAACCTTCTGAAATTGTTGATATATTATCATCTGAAGAAAAGAGCGAAATGTTAAATGAATAA
- the sucC gene encoding ADP-forming succinate--CoA ligase subunit beta, translating to MKLHEYEAKAIFKSYGIPVPNSKVTDKKVENIDNPVVVKAQVLVGGRGKAGGILFANNTQEANEKIEELLNKDIKGEKVEKVLLEDMINIAKEYYVGIVIDRNNKQAVVMFSTEGGVDIEQVAEKSPEKIIKYYVDFDKEFQPYMARNMLIRAGIPSKEISKIATIISKLYKAFEDMDGSLIEINPLVVTKEETIIAADAVFNLDDDSYYKHDFAKFEEYSKQEKSEFAYVDLDGDIAVIGNGAGLTLASMDIVKNSGGEPSCFLDVGGGSNSETVQKALRRALSKEGIKGVFINILGGITRCDEVSKGIVEVYKDYPNVKFAVRLMGTNEEEGRRILNENGISFETTMDNAAKKLMEIIQSE from the coding sequence ATGAAATTACACGAATATGAAGCAAAGGCAATATTCAAATCATATGGAATCCCCGTTCCAAATAGCAAAGTTACAGACAAAAAAGTAGAAAATATCGATAATCCGGTTGTTGTAAAGGCTCAAGTACTTGTAGGTGGTAGGGGAAAGGCAGGCGGAATTTTATTTGCAAATAACACCCAAGAAGCAAATGAAAAAATCGAAGAATTGTTAAATAAGGATATCAAGGGCGAAAAAGTAGAAAAAGTACTTCTAGAAGATATGATAAACATTGCAAAAGAATATTATGTCGGTATTGTTATAGATAGAAACAATAAACAGGCTGTAGTAATGTTCTCAACTGAAGGCGGTGTAGATATTGAGCAAGTGGCTGAAAAATCCCCTGAGAAAATTATAAAATACTATGTTGACTTTGATAAAGAATTCCAACCATATATGGCAAGAAATATGTTAATAAGAGCAGGAATTCCTTCAAAAGAAATCTCAAAAATTGCTACAATTATATCAAAGCTCTATAAAGCATTTGAAGATATGGACGGCTCTTTAATTGAAATTAACCCGTTAGTAGTTACAAAAGAGGAAACAATAATTGCAGCAGACGCAGTATTTAATTTAGACGATGATTCCTACTACAAACACGATTTTGCCAAATTTGAAGAATACAGCAAGCAAGAAAAATCAGAATTCGCATACGTTGATTTGGATGGAGACATAGCAGTAATTGGAAATGGTGCAGGTTTAACACTAGCATCTATGGACATCGTTAAAAATTCTGGTGGCGAACCATCCTGCTTTTTAGATGTGGGTGGCGGTTCAAACAGTGAAACCGTTCAAAAAGCATTAAGAAGAGCTTTATCAAAAGAAGGAATTAAAGGCGTATTTATAAACATTTTGGGCGGTATTACTAGATGTGACGAAGTTTCAAAAGGTATCGTAGAAGTTTATAAGGACTATCCAAATGTTAAGTTTGCCGTTAGATTAATGGGAACAAATGAAGAAGAAGGTAGGAGAATATTGAATGAAAATGGAATTTCATTTGAAACTACAATGGATAATGCAGCTAAAAAATTAATGGAAATCATACAATCTGAATAA
- a CDS encoding MJ1244 family protein, with translation MKLLIKLFIESKNIGKAINALSEGGISGFYIKEYAGLSPYDWQGFLLSEEPELAINFVKQLSQNTLLINAVVNMDVVPSLKEKIHERLEDEKYTMIMMPVLGMTINNPELD, from the coding sequence ATGAAATTGTTGATAAAACTATTTATAGAATCAAAAAATATCGGTAAAGCGATAAATGCACTTTCAGAAGGGGGAATCTCGGGATTTTATATTAAAGAATATGCCGGATTGTCGCCTTACGATTGGCAAGGTTTCTTGTTATCTGAAGAACCGGAACTCGCAATTAATTTTGTAAAACAATTATCTCAAAATACGTTACTTATAAATGCAGTTGTTAATATGGATGTCGTACCATCTCTTAAGGAAAAAATACACGAAAGACTTGAAGATGAAAAGTACACCATGATTATGATGCCTGTTTTGGGTATGACAATAAATAACCCTGAACTAGATTAA